The DNA segment ACGATTATGAGTCGTGCGCTCTAGCCAGCTGAGCTACCCTGCCCTTATCATCGTGCAGCAAGACCTCTCGACCACTGAAGCCTCATTGCAAAGCGCAAACGGCCGGCCCTCTCGGACCGGCCGCACGCTGGAACTTCCATCATGGCGGGGGCGGGATTTGAACCCGCGACCTTCGGGTTATGAGCCCGACGAGCTACCAGGCTGCTCCACCCCGCGATAGAAGTCGGAATCTACCCGCCAGAGGAGCCAAGTCAAGCGGTCCAATCGCCCAACGCGCATCATCGAGGCGCTGTATCCGCAGCCGCCCCAAAGCGATAGAGAATCTCCCGGTCTCCCTTCACCATTCCAAACTGCTCGCGCGCAATTCTCTCCTGCGCCGACCGGTCGTTTTGTATCGCGCGCAGAAGCCGCCGCATGCTGTCCACCTGCCTGCTCAATGAATCGGTCTTTGCGCTCAGCTGCTTCTGTCTGGCACGCTGCTTCCACAAATCGGTGGTGCTCCATTCGCCACCCTGCAGCGCAAAATAAAGCGCACCCGCCATGATCATCCACAGAGCGACGCGCGCCAGCACGATTCGCGCTATCCCTGAAGCCCGTAAATCGCCCCGCCGGGATACTCGGCAACGTCACCAAGTTCTTCCTCGATTCGCAGAAGTTGATTGTACTTCGCGACACGATCCGTCCGGCTTGCTGAGCCGGTTTTTATCTGTCCCGCTCCCGTCGCAACTGCCAGGTCGGCGATAAAGGTGTCCTCAGTCTCGCCAGACCGGTGCGAGATGATGGACTGATAGCCGTTCGCACGCGCCATTTCGATAGCCTCGAGCGTCTCGGTCAGAGTGCCAATCTGATTCAGCTTGATAAGAATGGCATTCCCGACATCTTCCCGGATTCCGCGCGCGAGACGCTCCGTACTGGTGACGAAAAGATCGTCGCCAACGAGCTGCAGTCTGTCACCAAGCGCAGCAGTGAGCTTCGCCCAGCCGGCCCAGTCGTCCTCGGCCAGACCATCCTCGATCGACACAATCGGATATTCGTCCAGCCACGCCGTATACATCTCGATCATTGCATCCGCGCTCTTCGACCCTGCACCGCTCTTCTTGAAGGTGTAGGTCTTTCCCTTGAAGAGTTCGGATGCCGCGCAGTCGAGGGCGATCGCGATCTCCGTTCCGGGGGCATAACCCGCAACTTCGATCGCTTCGACAACTACTTTCAACGCGTCTTCATCACTGGCGAGATCGGGAGCAAACCCGCCCTCATCGCCGACGCCGGTGGACAGTTTGCGCTTTACAAGAACTTTCTTCAGCGCGTGAAAGACTTCGGTTCCCATTCGCAGACCTTCACCAAAACTATCTGCGCCGACCGGAACGATCATGTACTCCTGAAAGTCAACGGTATTGGTCGCGTGCGCACCGCCGTTGAGAATGTTCATCATCGGCACCGGGAGGGTGCGAGCCATCGGACCACCGAGATACCGGTAGAGCGGCATGCCCATGTCATTAGCCGCCGCCCGGGCCACCGCCATGGAGACTGCAAGAATTGCATTCGCGCCAAGCTTACCCTTGTTCGTACTCCCATCCAGCTCGATCATCGCCCGGTCAATTACTATCTGATCTGCGGCAATCAGACCGCTCAGAGCGGGAGCAATCCGCTCTTCGATACTCTGGACAGCAAGTTGAACCCCCCTGCCGAGGTAGCGATCGGCATCGCCGTCGCGCAGCTCGAGCGCCTCATGTTCGCCAGTCGAGGCGCCGCTGGGCACCGCCGCCCGCCCAGTGGCGCCGCTGGCCAGAGTCACGTCGGCCTCTACTGTCGGATTGCCACGGCTGTCGATGATTTCGCGGCCGCGAACGTCAATTATAGTTGACATCGTTTCAGGATTCGTTGTTGGAAGTTTGCATTGTATCGCTCGCCGCAATTGCGGTGGCAGGCCTGCTGACGCTTTCAATTCCGTAGTGCTCGGCCAGCGCTTCCACAATTCGCGTTCGCACCTTTTCCGCGAGCTCGCCACGTGCGGCGTACTCCATATTTTCGACCACGACGGGTTCAAGCAAATGAATGTGCACCGTCGCCGGTCTTATCAGAAAAGATCCTCGTGGCAGCACTTCCCGGGTGCCGTATGTCAGCACTGGAACCACCGGAACGCCGGCTGTGATAGCAAGTACGAAGGGACCCTTCTTGAACGGCCTGATCGCATACTCACTGCCTCGAGTTCCCTCAGGAAATACAACGACCGAGTTGCCTTCCCTGATTTTCGCCGCGGCCTCGTCGTATGCCCCGAACGCGGCTTTCCGATTCTCCCGCTGGATCGGCACCATTCCGATCGCCCGAATGGCGGGGCCGAATACCGGGAACTTGAACAGCTCCGCCTTCGCCACGAACTTGTACCGCGGGAGCGAGGCTGACAGCGTCGGTATGTCGAACCAGCTCATGTGGTTCGAGACAAATACCTGAGGTCCCTGGCCCCACGCGCGCTCCGGATTGTGCAGCACCACCCGGGTGCCCGATGCTGCCAGCAGGATCTTTGACCATACCCTGGGCGTGTGATCAAAAATGGAGCCTTCCCGGTCCTTCACGCCGGCGAGCCGGGCGATGATGCACGCAGTGCCCATCAGCGTCGTCGCCACCAGCGTAACAACAAGCGTTATGAGGGTGAGCAGCAGTGAAACGATGATCATTTGGGGGATGAATCGGGATCGGCGCCGCGCCTTGGGATTGTCACTGCGGCGGGTCTGCCTTGAAATGAAGGTAACCGGTCGGTGCCTCAACTTCTTCACCCTGAAAAAACACGCGAACCGCCGCAGCGCCCGCGCTGACAGTTCCAATCCACGTCAGCTCGATGCCGAACTCCCGCTCGAATCCGGCTAGATCGAGGTCATCGGGGACGGTCGCGAGAAGCTCGTACTCTTCTCCACTGCTCGCGGCATCAAATGGAAAAAGCCCGGCCATCGTTCGTATCCGTTCCAGATCGATCGAGATCTCAACGCGGCTCGCCGCAGCGATATGCCCAAGGTCGGAGGCCAGTCCGTCCGAGATATCTATCGCGGCAGTAGCACCTGCTGTGGACAACCAGGCTGCCTCCCTGATTCTCGGCTCGGGATGCGCAAATCTGCGCCGGGCATCTGGCAGCGGCTCGGTGCCGCGCTCAAAAGCACGTAATGCGGCGAGCGATCCGCCTACCGCACCTGTCATGTAAACCCGATCCCCAGCCCTTGCCCCGGAGCGGCACAGCGTTCTTGCGGCCGTGCCGAGCACTGTGAACGTCAGTGAAAGCTTGTCTCCCCGACTGAGATCACCCCCCAGGATAGGAGCATCACAGCGCGCACCGGCGTCACCGATCCCGTCTCCGATCTCGTCAAGTGCCGAGCTCCATGACTCCGGTATGGTCAGCGCTGCGAGCATTCCGATCGGCTTCGCGCCCATAGCCGCGATGTCACTCAGCGCAGCAGCGGCCGAGCGATACCCGATTTCGGCGGGTGTAATCCAGTTTCGCCTGAAATGGACGTCCTCGACACTTGTATCCATGCTCACGACAGTCATGCCGCCCATTGCGGTGAGTATTGCGGCATCGTCGCCAATGCAGCGTGCTCGCGGCCCCCACCGTTCGAGGAGCCGTCTGATCGCGTCAAATTCGCGACCTCCTCCTAGGGGCGTGTGCGGCAGAAAGGTCTGGTTTCGGAGAGTGTGCGCAAACAATGGAGCCACAGCTTCGTCACTATTGTCGGCTGTCATTTACGGGCGTCCAGCATTGCAAGAACTCCTGCGGGCAGTTCAGTCGCATTCTCGTTCCACGCCGCCGGCATCGCTTCCAGAACATCGTCGAGCGTTATGCCGCGCACGCCGTTGCAAAGTTCGGCGGCACGGCCATGGACGAATGCGGAGCATGCTGCGGCTTCGCCTGCATCGCTCATCTGACTGAGAAGTGTGGCACAAACCCCGGTAAGAATGTCGCCGCTTCCGCCGGTTGCGAGTGCGGCAGTTCCGGATGCGATTACATACCGCTCGCCGCCCGGTACGAATACAACCGTTGGCGTACCCTTGAGCAGAACCACCGCGCCTACCGAGCGGGCCAGCTCCATGCCGATATCGAACCGACGTGCAAGGACATCGTCGACGCTGGTGCCAAGCAACCGGCCAAGCTCCGCGGGATGAGGGGTCAGAATGGCAAGCCTGTTCCCGATCAGGGTCGCAAGCGACGCGGCATCATTCTCAAACACATTGAGCGCATCGGCGTCCAGCACCAACGGTCCATTGAAGGCCAGCATCACGCGCTCGACAAGTTCGCGGGTCGCATCCGACCGACCCAGGCCCGGGCCAATCGCGATGACGTCAGACGATTCCGCGACCCGCGCTGTATCAGAGGCAACCTCCGGCCACGCGGACACCAGCGCCTGAGGCACGCCTGCGTGGACCGGGCCGATGTTTTCGCGGTTGACAATGAGATGCAGCAGCCCGATTCCGGAACGCAGCGCACCGCGACCCGCGAGAAGCGCCGCACCCGCCATTCCCACGCCGCCGCCGATTACGGCCAGCCGTTTGCGCGTACCCTTGTGAGCGGTCCAGGGAATGACGGGGATGTGAGACTGTGCCCAGGCGGTGTCGATCAGCGTCGGCAAAGCAGCCATCGCCGGGCTCTCAGTCAACCCGATGTCGAGAGCCAGCACCTCGCCACAGAAATCGCGCGCCGTCAAATGGCCGCGTTTGAGAGTGCCGAACGCAAGCGTGAGATCAGCCCGGATCGCTCCGTCCGCGCTCCCGTTCGTCGCATTCACACCACTTGGCACGTCGAGCGCAACTACCCAAACCCCGGCTGCATGCGCCGAATTGATGGATTCTATGGTCGGAGAAATTTTTCCTTGTGGCGTCCCGGTAGAGCCCGTACCGAGCAGTGCATCGACGATCAGCCGCGACGATCCGATGTTGTCTTCAAGGACAATAGAGCCCGGTGAGTCGGTACAAGCTGCGAGTGCACGATCCCGCGCGCCGATCGCATCGGGCGACCGCGCGCTGACCGCCTCTGCCACTCGCACCCGATATCCCCGAGCTGCAAGCAAGCCGGCGACAATCCATCCATCGCCACCGTTGTTACCGGGGCCGGTCGCAACCGTAACCTGCGTCCACTGACCGAGAGGAAACCGGCTGACGATTGCCTCGGCCGCTGCCTGGCCGGCACGCTCCATAAGAGTTCTGGGGGCGATCCCGGTTGCCATGGTCGCCATCTCGCACTCCATCGATTCGGCGGCGGTCGCGATACGTACTGTCACGTGCCACTGCCTCGGTCTGCGCGCTGTGTCCGGTGCTGAGTTTGCCTCGTCAGGGCGTCACGCGGAAGGCGCTGCGTTCCACGGATACTCGCGTTCAAACGCATGCTCAAAATCGAACACTCCGGCAAATTCCTCGCGAGTATCGTTCGGCTGTTTCACCAGAAATCCGAGCTCGACCAGCGTGAACACGATTTCCCCAATGTCCATTGTGGCATTCACTCCCCACTTCTCGAGCACAATGCGCGACATGACGCCGTACCGCTCGAGCGCCAGGTCGCGGCAGGAGCCGGCCAGCTCTGCGGCGGAGATGTGGCGTCGCGCGTCCAGCCTGCCC comes from the Gemmatimonadaceae bacterium genome and includes:
- the thiL gene encoding thiamine-phosphate kinase, which produces MTADNSDEAVAPLFAHTLRNQTFLPHTPLGGGREFDAIRRLLERWGPRARCIGDDAAILTAMGGMTVVSMDTSVEDVHFRRNWITPAEIGYRSAAAALSDIAAMGAKPIGMLAALTIPESWSSALDEIGDGIGDAGARCDAPILGGDLSRGDKLSLTFTVLGTAARTLCRSGARAGDRVYMTGAVGGSLAALRAFERGTEPLPDARRRFAHPEPRIREAAWLSTAGATAAIDISDGLASDLGHIAAASRVEISIDLERIRTMAGLFPFDAASSGEEYELLATVPDDLDLAGFEREFGIELTWIGTVSAGAAAVRVFFQGEEVEAPTGYLHFKADPPQ
- the eno gene encoding phosphopyruvate hydratase; the protein is MSTIIDVRGREIIDSRGNPTVEADVTLASGATGRAAVPSGASTGEHEALELRDGDADRYLGRGVQLAVQSIEERIAPALSGLIAADQIVIDRAMIELDGSTNKGKLGANAILAVSMAVARAAANDMGMPLYRYLGGPMARTLPVPMMNILNGGAHATNTVDFQEYMIVPVGADSFGEGLRMGTEVFHALKKVLVKRKLSTGVGDEGGFAPDLASDEDALKVVVEAIEVAGYAPGTEIAIALDCAASELFKGKTYTFKKSGAGSKSADAMIEMYTAWLDEYPIVSIEDGLAEDDWAGWAKLTAALGDRLQLVGDDLFVTSTERLARGIREDVGNAILIKLNQIGTLTETLEAIEMARANGYQSIISHRSGETEDTFIADLAVATGAGQIKTGSASRTDRVAKYNQLLRIEEELGDVAEYPGGAIYGLQG
- a CDS encoding septum formation initiator family protein, translated to MLARVALWMIMAGALYFALQGGEWSTTDLWKQRARQKQLSAKTDSLSRQVDSMRRLLRAIQNDRSAQERIAREQFGMVKGDREILYRFGAAADTAPR
- a CDS encoding lysophospholipid acyltransferase family protein, coding for MIIVSLLLTLITLVVTLVATTLMGTACIIARLAGVKDREGSIFDHTPRVWSKILLAASGTRVVLHNPERAWGQGPQVFVSNHMSWFDIPTLSASLPRYKFVAKAELFKFPVFGPAIRAIGMVPIQRENRKAAFGAYDEAAAKIREGNSVVVFPEGTRGSEYAIRPFKKGPFVLAITAGVPVVPVLTYGTREVLPRGSFLIRPATVHIHLLEPVVVENMEYAARGELAEKVRTRIVEALAEHYGIESVSRPATAIAASDTMQTSNNES
- a CDS encoding NAD(P)H-hydrate dehydratase, whose translation is MTVRIATAAESMECEMATMATGIAPRTLMERAGQAAAEAIVSRFPLGQWTQVTVATGPGNNGGDGWIVAGLLAARGYRVRVAEAVSARSPDAIGARDRALAACTDSPGSIVLEDNIGSSRLIVDALLGTGSTGTPQGKISPTIESINSAHAAGVWVVALDVPSGVNATNGSADGAIRADLTLAFGTLKRGHLTARDFCGEVLALDIGLTESPAMAALPTLIDTAWAQSHIPVIPWTAHKGTRKRLAVIGGGVGMAGAALLAGRGALRSGIGLLHLIVNRENIGPVHAGVPQALVSAWPEVASDTARVAESSDVIAIGPGLGRSDATRELVERVMLAFNGPLVLDADALNVFENDAASLATLIGNRLAILTPHPAELGRLLGTSVDDVLARRFDIGMELARSVGAVVLLKGTPTVVFVPGGERYVIASGTAALATGGSGDILTGVCATLLSQMSDAGEAAACSAFVHGRAAELCNGVRGITLDDVLEAMPAAWNENATELPAGVLAMLDARK
- a CDS encoding Minf_1886 family protein, which codes for MAELAFRDGVMDRIRLRESRYDEQAYLFVLSALEYTQGRLDARRHISAAELAGSCRDLALERYGVMSRIVLEKWGVNATMDIGEIVFTLVELGFLVKQPNDTREEFAGVFDFEHAFEREYPWNAAPSA